One Manihot esculenta cultivar AM560-2 chromosome 6, M.esculenta_v8, whole genome shotgun sequence DNA segment encodes these proteins:
- the LOC110617474 gene encoding abscisic acid receptor PYL8: MNHRSNGTAIGNGFGSVESEYIRRHHRHDPADHQCSSALVKHIKAPLHLVWSLVRRFDQPQKYKPFISRCVAQGNLQIGSVREINVKSGLPATTSTERLEFLDDNEHILSIRIVGGDHRLRNYSSIISLHPEIIDGRPGTLVIESFVVDVPDGNTKDETCYFVEALIKCNLKSLTDVSERLAVQDRTEPINCI; the protein is encoded by the exons ATGAATCATCGAAGTAATGGGACAGCGATTGGAAATGGATTTGGAAGTGTAGAGAGTGAATACATTAGGAGACACCACAGGCATGATCCTGCTGATCATCAGTGTAGCTCTGCTCTCGTTAAGCACATCAAAGCTCCTCTTCATCTT gttTGGTCTCTGGTGAGGAGATTTGATCAACCACAGAAGTATAAGCCTTTCATTAGCAGATGTGTTGCTCAAGGAAATCTTCAGATTGGAAGTGTTAGAGAAATCAATGTAAAGTCTGGGCTTCCTGCCACTACAAGTACTGAAAGATTGGAGTTTCTGGATGATAATGAGCATATCCTCAGCATCAGGATTGTTGGTGGGGATCATAGATTGAGG AACTATTCTTCAATCATTTCCCTCCATCCAGAGATCATTGATGGAAGACCAGGGACTCTGGTGATTGAGTCGTTTGTGGTGGATGTACCTGATGGGAATACCAAGGATGAGACGTGCTACTTTGTTGAAGCTCTGATCAAATGCAATCTCAAATCACTAACGGATGTGTCAGAGCGGCTTGCAGTGCAGGATCGGACTGAGCCCATTAATTGCATCTGA
- the LOC110618113 gene encoding probable trehalose-phosphate phosphatase C: MFTRNIAKFNQAMGFQRSSTNKPKTQPGSGRSIRMGASNLCHHIAGGPISIEDASYISWVVEHPSALRSFDQMMKAAKGKKIALFLDYDGTLAPIVDNPDLAFMSDEMRAAVREVAKYFPTAIISGRSRDKVKEFVQLSNVYYAGSHGMDIMAPPRPVKTCDGKYPTVALDKKGNEVLFQPAKKFLPAIQKIQTALKEKVVEIQGAMVEDNSFCVSVHFRQVREKDYGILEKQVKSVLEHYPEFHLSWGKKVMEIRPSIEWDKGHALEYLLDTLGLSNSTDVLPLYIGDDRTDEDAFKVIQRRGQGYPIIVSSSPKDTKASFSLHDPSEVLTFLSRLARWRKSSSSSRSLAQIWGVGD, translated from the exons atgttCACGAGAAATATTGCAAAATTCAACCAAGCTATGGGATTTCAAAGATCATCTACCAACAAACCAAAAACGCAGCCTGGTAGTGGTCGCTCCATACGTATGGGAGCATCTAATTTATGTCATCACATCGCTGGTGGACCTATTTCCATAGAGGATGCAAGTTATATCTCATGGGTG GTGGAACACCCTTCTGCATTACGTTCATTTGATCAGATGATGAAAGCAGCAAAAGGGAAGAAGATTGCCTTGTTTTTAGATTACGACGGTACTCTTGCGCCTATTGTAGATAATCCTGATCTTGCCTTCATGTCTGATGAG ATGCGTGCAGCAGTACGTGAAGTTGCAAAGTATTTTCCAACAGCTATAATCAGTGGTAGGAGCAGGGACAAG GTAAAAGAATTTGTACAGTTGAGTAATGTATACTATGCAGGTAGCCATGGCATGGACATTATGGCACCACCGAGGCCAGTTAAGACTTGTGATGGGAAGTACCCTACCGTAGCCCTTGATAAGAAG GGAAATGAGGTTCTGTTTCAACCTGCTAAGAAATTTTTGCCTGCAATCCAAAAG ATACAAACAGCTTTGAAAGAGAAGGTCGTGGAAATACAAGGTGCCATGGTAGAGGACAACAGCTTTTGCGTCTCTGTACATTTCCGACAGGTTAGAGAAAAG GATTATGGAATTTTAGAGAAGCAGGTGAAATCTGTTCTTGAACATTATCCGGAGTTTCACTTAAGTTGGGGTAAAAAG GTTATGGAAATACGACCATCAATAGAGTGGGACAAAGGTCATGCTCTAGAATATTTACTTGATACTCTAGGGCTAAGCAATTCTACCGACGTTCTCCCACTGTACATAGGAGATGATCGAACGGATGAAGATGCTTTCAAG GTAATACAAAGAAGAGGCCAAGGCTACCCAATAATAGTAAGTTCCAGTCCAAAGGATACCAAAGCTTCTTTCTCCCTCCACGATCCATCTGAAGTTTTGACATTCTTGTCACGTCTGGCAAGATGGAGGAAGTCTTCAAGTTCAAGTAGGTCACTAGCTCAAATCTGGGGTGTGGGTGATTGA
- the LOC110617620 gene encoding uncharacterized protein LOC110617620 isoform X1: MHGTEMKVLQLTQDHQQDSKDLDQINFSTQTAYELPNDQQNNASEALGVDSDSVSVSGNNSRKVTREDIEVVQNLIERCLQLYMNRNEVVNTLLQQARIEPGFTALVWQKLEEENADFFKAYYMRLILQKQIIVFNQLLEHQYHLMKSSTPPKVPLAPIENGIRQLPVNNLPMVYNIPQQPPFPSTGPPQLGSVGSVPSCHLANGIPTSGNFHPMQINAGKETVMNISPAGPIPAVPAIKSEIASTLTSVTSNGQFPFTPTEISELSVNASALDSAYASHMTSPEGLQLGLDSGTDNSRELQPFCQVPWTLSFSDLTADLANVEDHGQLGNYSGSDILLDSPEQNDIVEEFFLDNVPAPGNQKEE; this comes from the exons ATGCATGGAACTGAAATGAAGGTGTTGCA GCTAACTCAAGACCATCAACAGGATTCAAAGGATTTAGATCAAATAAACTTCTCAACACAAACAGCATATGAGTTGCCAAATGACCAGCAAAATAATGCATCTGAGGCTCTTGGAGTGGACTCTGATTCAGTTTCTGTTTCAGGCAATAACAGCAGAAAAGTTACCCGTGAAGATATTGAAGTT GTACAGAATCTCATTGAAAGATGCCTTCAACTGTATATGAATAGGAATGAGGTGGTAAATACTCTTTTGCAACAAGCGAGAATCGAGCCTGGTTTTACAGCATTAG TATGGCAGAAATTGGAGGAAGAAAATGCAGACTTTTTTAAGGCCTATTACATGAGGCTAATTCTGCAGAAGCAAATTATTGTGTTCAATCAATTACTTGAGCATCAGTACCATCTGATGAAGTCTTCTACACCTCCAAAGGTTCCGTTAGCTCCTATTGAGAATGGGATTCGGCAACTACCGG TTAACAACCTACCTATGGTATACAACATTCCCCAGCAGCCTCCATTTCCATCAACAGGTCCTCCCCAGCTTGGCTCTGTCGGAAGTGTACCTAGCTGTCATCTGGCAAATGGAATCCCCACATCAGGCAATTTCCATCCCATGCAAATAAATGCTGGGAAAGA GACGGTGATGAACATAAGCCCAGCTGGCCCAATACCTGCTGTACCTGCTATCAAATCAGAAATTGCTTCGACTCTTACATCAGTTACATCCAATGGTCAATTTCCTTTTACACCTACAGAAATATCAGAATTGAGTGTGAATGCTTCAGCACTTGACTCTGCGTATGCATCCCATATGACAAGTCCAGAGGGGCTGCAGCTTGGACTTGATTCTGGTACTGACAATTCTAGGGAACTCCAACCATTTTGTCAAGTTCCCTGGACTTTGAGCTTCTCAGATCTGACTGCAGACTTGGCAAATGTGGAAG ATCATGGACAGCTGGGAAACTATTCAGGTTCTGATATATTGCTTGATTCTCCAGAGCAAAATGACATTG ttgaGGAGTTCTTTCTTGATAATGTTCCTGCCCCAGGCAATCAAAAAGAGGAATGA
- the LOC110617620 gene encoding uncharacterized protein LOC110617620 isoform X3, translated as MHGTEMKDSKDLDQINFSTQTAYELPNDQQNNASEALGVDSDSVSVSGNNSRKVTREDIEVVQNLIERCLQLYMNRNEVVNTLLQQARIEPGFTALVWQKLEEENADFFKAYYMRLILQKQIIVFNQLLEHQYHLMKSSTPPKVPLAPIENGIRQLPVNNLPMVYNIPQQPPFPSTGPPQLGSVGSVPSCHLANGIPTSGNFHPMQINAGKETVMNISPAGPIPAVPAIKSEIASTLTSVTSNGQFPFTPTEISELSVNASALDSAYASHMTSPEGLQLGLDSGTDNSRELQPFCQVPWTLSFSDLTADLANVEADHGQLGNYSGSDILLDSPEQNDIVEEFFLDNVPAPGNQKEE; from the exons ATGCATGGAACTGAAATGAAG GATTCAAAGGATTTAGATCAAATAAACTTCTCAACACAAACAGCATATGAGTTGCCAAATGACCAGCAAAATAATGCATCTGAGGCTCTTGGAGTGGACTCTGATTCAGTTTCTGTTTCAGGCAATAACAGCAGAAAAGTTACCCGTGAAGATATTGAAGTT GTACAGAATCTCATTGAAAGATGCCTTCAACTGTATATGAATAGGAATGAGGTGGTAAATACTCTTTTGCAACAAGCGAGAATCGAGCCTGGTTTTACAGCATTAG TATGGCAGAAATTGGAGGAAGAAAATGCAGACTTTTTTAAGGCCTATTACATGAGGCTAATTCTGCAGAAGCAAATTATTGTGTTCAATCAATTACTTGAGCATCAGTACCATCTGATGAAGTCTTCTACACCTCCAAAGGTTCCGTTAGCTCCTATTGAGAATGGGATTCGGCAACTACCGG TTAACAACCTACCTATGGTATACAACATTCCCCAGCAGCCTCCATTTCCATCAACAGGTCCTCCCCAGCTTGGCTCTGTCGGAAGTGTACCTAGCTGTCATCTGGCAAATGGAATCCCCACATCAGGCAATTTCCATCCCATGCAAATAAATGCTGGGAAAGA GACGGTGATGAACATAAGCCCAGCTGGCCCAATACCTGCTGTACCTGCTATCAAATCAGAAATTGCTTCGACTCTTACATCAGTTACATCCAATGGTCAATTTCCTTTTACACCTACAGAAATATCAGAATTGAGTGTGAATGCTTCAGCACTTGACTCTGCGTATGCATCCCATATGACAAGTCCAGAGGGGCTGCAGCTTGGACTTGATTCTGGTACTGACAATTCTAGGGAACTCCAACCATTTTGTCAAGTTCCCTGGACTTTGAGCTTCTCAGATCTGACTGCAGACTTGGCAAATGTGGAAG CAGATCATGGACAGCTGGGAAACTATTCAGGTTCTGATATATTGCTTGATTCTCCAGAGCAAAATGACATTG ttgaGGAGTTCTTTCTTGATAATGTTCCTGCCCCAGGCAATCAAAAAGAGGAATGA
- the LOC110617620 gene encoding uncharacterized protein LOC110617620 isoform X2, with the protein MHGTEMKVLQDSKDLDQINFSTQTAYELPNDQQNNASEALGVDSDSVSVSGNNSRKVTREDIEVVQNLIERCLQLYMNRNEVVNTLLQQARIEPGFTALVWQKLEEENADFFKAYYMRLILQKQIIVFNQLLEHQYHLMKSSTPPKVPLAPIENGIRQLPVNNLPMVYNIPQQPPFPSTGPPQLGSVGSVPSCHLANGIPTSGNFHPMQINAGKETVMNISPAGPIPAVPAIKSEIASTLTSVTSNGQFPFTPTEISELSVNASALDSAYASHMTSPEGLQLGLDSGTDNSRELQPFCQVPWTLSFSDLTADLANVEADHGQLGNYSGSDILLDSPEQNDIVEEFFLDNVPAPGNQKEE; encoded by the exons ATGCATGGAACTGAAATGAAGGTGTTGCAG GATTCAAAGGATTTAGATCAAATAAACTTCTCAACACAAACAGCATATGAGTTGCCAAATGACCAGCAAAATAATGCATCTGAGGCTCTTGGAGTGGACTCTGATTCAGTTTCTGTTTCAGGCAATAACAGCAGAAAAGTTACCCGTGAAGATATTGAAGTT GTACAGAATCTCATTGAAAGATGCCTTCAACTGTATATGAATAGGAATGAGGTGGTAAATACTCTTTTGCAACAAGCGAGAATCGAGCCTGGTTTTACAGCATTAG TATGGCAGAAATTGGAGGAAGAAAATGCAGACTTTTTTAAGGCCTATTACATGAGGCTAATTCTGCAGAAGCAAATTATTGTGTTCAATCAATTACTTGAGCATCAGTACCATCTGATGAAGTCTTCTACACCTCCAAAGGTTCCGTTAGCTCCTATTGAGAATGGGATTCGGCAACTACCGG TTAACAACCTACCTATGGTATACAACATTCCCCAGCAGCCTCCATTTCCATCAACAGGTCCTCCCCAGCTTGGCTCTGTCGGAAGTGTACCTAGCTGTCATCTGGCAAATGGAATCCCCACATCAGGCAATTTCCATCCCATGCAAATAAATGCTGGGAAAGA GACGGTGATGAACATAAGCCCAGCTGGCCCAATACCTGCTGTACCTGCTATCAAATCAGAAATTGCTTCGACTCTTACATCAGTTACATCCAATGGTCAATTTCCTTTTACACCTACAGAAATATCAGAATTGAGTGTGAATGCTTCAGCACTTGACTCTGCGTATGCATCCCATATGACAAGTCCAGAGGGGCTGCAGCTTGGACTTGATTCTGGTACTGACAATTCTAGGGAACTCCAACCATTTTGTCAAGTTCCCTGGACTTTGAGCTTCTCAGATCTGACTGCAGACTTGGCAAATGTGGAAG CAGATCATGGACAGCTGGGAAACTATTCAGGTTCTGATATATTGCTTGATTCTCCAGAGCAAAATGACATTG ttgaGGAGTTCTTTCTTGATAATGTTCCTGCCCCAGGCAATCAAAAAGAGGAATGA